Proteins encoded by one window of Patescibacteria group bacterium:
- a CDS encoding ABC transporter ATP-binding protein — protein sequence GDKRLGPGIPSICVKNLTFTYPGREEPTLRDACFSIDAGEKVALVGPDGSGETTLLRLLCGLYKITLGDIYYDGVSIKSLARGELKNKISALFEDFVRYNMSLRKSIVISDSKRDFDRKLYNKVLRVALLDRWIAREGITDSQILGRVQKGGMEISAAHWQRIALARCLYRNRSVFFMDEPLSLVDNVKRKRILRNILDFVGERTLVVTLHGLEEVNMFDRLFRVSSGRISEISLSKD from the coding sequence AGGGGATAAGAGATTGGGTCCAGGAATACCTTCTATCTGCGTTAAAAACTTAACATTTACTTATCCTGGGAGGGAAGAACCTACTCTTAGAGATGCGTGTTTTTCTATTGATGCGGGGGAAAAGGTTGCACTGGTGGGTCCTGATGGTTCGGGGGAAACAACCTTGCTTCGGTTGTTATGTGGCTTGTATAAGATTACTCTGGGGGATATATATTATGATGGTGTTTCTATAAAGTCGTTAGCTCGTGGTGAATTAAAAAACAAGATAAGTGCTCTTTTTGAAGACTTTGTCCGTTATAATATGAGTCTTAGAAAGAGCATTGTAATTTCAGATTCAAAGCGCGATTTTGATCGGAAACTTTATAACAAAGTTCTTCGCGTTGCTCTTTTGGATAGATGGATAGCTAGAGAGGGAATAACTGATTCCCAGATTTTGGGTAGAGTTCAAAAAGGCGGTATGGAAATTTCGGCAGCGCACTGGCAAAGAATAGCTTTAGCCCGTTGCTTGTATCGGAATCGTTCAGTATTTTTTATGGATGAGCCCCTTTCTTTGGTGGATAATGTGAAAAGGAAGCGTATACTTAGGAATATATTAGATTTTGTGGGGGAACGGACATTGGTTGTTACTTTGCACGGGTTAGAAGAGGTAAACATGTTTGACCGCCTGTTTAGAGTTAGTAGTGGTAGGATATCTGAAATATCGCTGTCCAAAGACTAA